The sequence TGTTGGCTGGCTTCATCGACATCGTGCGCGCCCATGCGGCGGCCTTCGTCGACGAGCCGGGCCAGCGGGGCGGGGCAAAGCGGCGTGCCCGCTCGCGCTAGCGAGCCAGCGGCAGTGCCGGTGATGTAAGGCTTTTATGACATCATTACGGGCGTCCTAGCTCGATCCCCTTTCTGATCCACACCGATTCATGTTTATCCACCCCAATTTCGATCCCGTTGCGATTCATCTCGGTCCGCTCGCCGTGCGCTGGTACGGCCTCATGTATCTGGTGGCGTTCATCATGGCGATCGTCGTCGGCCGCCTGCGGCTGCGTCTGCCGCATGTCGCCGCGCAAGGCTGGACCCCGAAGGACATCGACGACATGCTGTTCTACGGCGTGCTCGGCACGATTCTCGGCGGCCGTCTCGGCTACGTCCTGTTCTACAAGGCGAGCTATTACTTCGCGAATCCGCTCGACATCTTCAAAGTCTGGGAAGGGGGCATGTCGTTTCACGGCGGCTTTCTCGGCGTGACGTTCGCGATGATCCTGTTCGCGTATCAGCGCAAGCGCACGTGGCTGCAAGTGACCGATTTCGTCGCGCCGATGGTGCCGACGGGGCTCGCCGCGGGGCGTCTCGGCAACTTCATCAACGGCGAACTATGGGGTCGTGTGACCTCGCCGGATGCGCCGTGGGCGATGATGTTCCCCACTGCGGCGAACGAGGATGCCGGGTGGCTCGCGACGCATCCGCA comes from Trinickia violacea and encodes:
- the lgt gene encoding prolipoprotein diacylglyceryl transferase — protein: MFIHPNFDPVAIHLGPLAVRWYGLMYLVAFIMAIVVGRLRLRLPHVAAQGWTPKDIDDMLFYGVLGTILGGRLGYVLFYKASYYFANPLDIFKVWEGGMSFHGGFLGVTFAMILFAYQRKRTWLQVTDFVAPMVPTGLAAGRLGNFINGELWGRVTSPDAPWAMMFPTAANEDAGWLATHPQLAAKWNLADVYAHYHMLPRHPSELYEIALEGVALFLVLWFFTRKPRPVGAASAVFLIGYGLARFTVEFAREPDDFLGLLAMGLSMGQWLSLPMIIAGVGLLVWSYRRARRMQSQTVNAS